The Hippoglossus hippoglossus isolate fHipHip1 chromosome 16, fHipHip1.pri, whole genome shotgun sequence genomic sequence ATTTGATGCCATATCGATACAGTAGCATCTGCATCGATACATACATCAGCAAGGAGGACGTCACGATGTACTGCCATATCGATTTTTTTAGCACAGCCctactttctgcagactttatacaaGGGGACTGGCTGGATGTAGTCGGCAGAAAATCCGGAGGCTGTCACtgggacatttgttttcacaaatGCAGCCcttctggagaatgtccaggggatctctggagttcactGCATGTCTCAAAGATACTTACGAGTCCACCCAAAGGCTCCAAGGCGTTTATTGAGCCTAGCTTGGACAGGCAGacgttttttgttttggtaTCTTGTAATGTTTCCATAgtaatagaaaatatatattcttttttttagatttcCACTCAGTTGTAACTTCTGATCATCCTGGACTGTCCTTATATATTGAAGAAAAGGTCAGATATTTTTTCCCCGTTCTTGTCTACATTTCTTAACTATATTTCttagttacttttttttaataattctatgcttttctgtgttttcaggattGGGTCGAATAAGCCCCATCTTCTGGTCCATGCAGAGAATGGCTCATGGGTGGGATTCATACCTCCATAACATCCCACCACTATCATCTGATCCAAGGACATCAGAGGCAGAACATTTGGAGAACTTCATTGAACATGACTTCACTGACGCAGTGGATTCGTATGAGGCCCCTGCCACCAactcaaacatcaacacaaatcCCAGTATTGAAAATTCTCGTTCAGACTGTGCCTATCAAAAATACTACGAAGAAACGCAATGGCAAGCTGTTAAAGAACAAATGGAAAAAGATTTGCCGAGTTGTGGAACTGGGGAAATCACAGACTTTGGCACAGATGGATTATCAACATCAGGAACTTTTCCTTCATCTCTTGAAAAGGATTTACAAGAACTTAAGCAAGACTGTGAAATCCTAGCTACATCATTACTTGAGGACTACTCAGATGTCAGTAACTGCTCGAATGCAGATGTCATTGAAAACAGGCCCTCTTGTAAATTCATGGCAAGTAATTCGGCTCCAAACTCTGCAATTGGTGTTGGTAGAAAACACTCCCCAGAATGGCCATTCACCGATACTGGAAGTATGCTTCCAACTGAGAGTCTGTGTACTGACATGTTAGAGATTAATGCACATTTTCCAAATGCATCAAATGTTAAAGCAGAAGAAAACCTAGTAAAGTGTTCAGAAGAGAAGGTGGAAAGTCCAGAAAAAACAGTCAAATCTTACACAGGACACAATAAtatatcctcctcctcttcacacacaggTGCAAATATAGGGAATGAGGATAGGAGCGACAGTGATGGCTGTCAAGATCAGAAACAAGAGGACGATATGGAGAGAGAGCTCATACTAGGAAATCCTCCAGTCATCTTGATAAATGGCCTTGAAAACGTGACTGGCAATAGAATCGAGGAGTACCCAGAAGCcaatgaggaggagcaggtcaCTTCTCCTACTCCAAATATTGTGACTACAGACGAAGTACCAAAAGAGACAATGACAGAatcattaaataaagaaaatgaggaATTGGGTAATCTTAATTCCACAGAAAGTCAAGATAGAATTATGAAAGAGGATAAGCAAGACAAAAGTCAAGtcttaaaaatggaaacaaaagaaTCGGCTTTATTAGGAATTGAGATCTCTGAAGAGCAGAATGCCCCAAATTCCAACTCCACTGACAGTCAAGATGAAAATATACAAACTGACTGTAAAAAGAAAGGTATTGAGTCAAACACCTGTCAATCTTCAGAAACAATGGTCAGCAAGGTGTCAGATTTGAAAGATGCTATTCCTGAACTGAGTGAATGCCCTATTGGGCAAAGTGTTTCTAAGAGTGTAGAATCCTGTTCACAACCAAATGCCTCAAACACTCAGAAAATGGAGCAGAAAAGTCcagcagaaaatacaaatgcaacCTCTTCTGCAGATCAGCATCAGTCCCAGGATCAAAGTCTAGGAGGAGGTGTTGATGAAAATGCAGGAGAGTCAATTGAAGAGTTTGACAGATCCACAGAGGAAGACTCCATGCTTGGCATGCTGTATGGTGAACCTCTATCAGGAGAAGACTCTTCATCTGACGATGAAACTAAACTTGCCACAAGTAAAATAACAGTGGCCAGACCTGACAGTTACAACATGGACCATTCAGAAGGACAAACGGTTCAGTTAACCTCCTCGAGACAACTGAGAAAACATCTGCAGCCCATCGTAATATTGGAGCCCCTGGAGTCAGTAAATGGAATGAGCAAATCGTATCGTTGCAGAGATTGCCAGCACACAACCCCCAGTGTAGATCATCAATTTGAACACCATCATGGTTGTCATTCAGTACCCGATTTTCAATTTTGCGGAACTTGTAATCTCTATTTCATGAGGAATGAGCaagcagaaaaacatctgtgtggTGTCACAAAAAAATTCCCTCAGCTCTCTTCTGACTCCAGATTACAGAAGAAAGTAAAACACCATGGCAGACACAGGTGCATTAAGTGCAAACTCAGATTTTCAAAATTTGTTCAGTATATCAGCCATATGCGGACTCACACTGGCGAAACACCTTATAAATGCAATGAATGTGGAACATATTTTGCACAAGGTGGTACCCTGCGGAGACACAACAAAATATCTGGTAGGTGCTCACGGGCAAGGCGTCGAATTTCAAAATCTGCCGAAACACCCAAAACTAAAACACCACCACAAAAGCAGTTGGTACAGAACAAACCATATACAAATCTGCCCAACTGTTATGTAAAGCTTGTTGATATCGCCAAGACCAACCTGTGCAGATTATGTGGTAAAAGTTTCGTAAGTGCAAAGAAGGCCAAAAAGCACTTCTACAACTTACACAAGGGAAAGGGTTTAACAGTTTCCTTAAATCAGTGTACCACAAAACCCATTGGTGAGAAAACTCAAAAAGCTGAGAATGAGataagtaaaaaatataaatgtcctCTTTGTCCACGGCTTTTTAAGTACTCTTATAACAGGGCTCGACATTTGCGTGACTGTGTTAGAGACTCTGTGTGGAATGGCAAGGGAAAGGTTGGCAATAAATATCCGTGTCCCTTGTGCCACACTATCTTTACTTCACCATCCAACCGATTTAGACATATTAGGCAGGCAGTTTGCCTTAAAGAATGTCTTTCTCGACTCGCAATAGAGAGGGCAAAATTGTTCCAAGAGGTTGaacagaaaaaaggaggaaaggaaacaggaacggagcagaaaacacaatcaaatgaaaataaggacaaaacactgtcaaaggaaaatgaacagaaaaaagaaaaaacccatGCTACAAAAGCCTTCCAGCCTGCCCTACGGTACAAATGCAATCTTTGTCCCGCAGTTTTTTGTCATTCTTCTGGGAAATACAGACATATGAAGAAACATGAGTTGTTTAAACTCACTGGCAAAATGTTCAGATACAGGAATTCATTTTTCTCCTCTATGTCTAAACCAGAAACTCTAAGAAGTACACaagctgaagagagagaggatggcTTAACATCAATTGAAGAAAATGTCACTCTTTCCCTGAGCTGTACATTTTGTGGAAAATATTTTGGCACATCACAGTCACTGAAGTCACATGAGCGCAATCACCGGGGTGAAAGACCATACTGCTGTCTGGAATGTGGAAAAGGATTCAAGAAACGTACTCATTTGATTTGTCATAAAGCTGTACACCAGAGGAGGATACAATGCACTGTCTGCAAAAAGATTCTTCCCACTATTGGAGAACTTATTCAGCATAGAAGCTCACATCTTAAAAAGGGAAAGCTTCAATGCCCAGACTGTGACCTACAGTTCGAGTTTCCTGTATATCTCCTTAGGCACCTAGAAACccatagaaataaagaaaagaaggcATCCCAGCTTGAGGAAAGACCATCAGTGCAATTGCAGTGTTCattatgcaaaaaaacatttgatgatGCTCAAGTACTCAGAAAACATTGTCTTACACACATAACTAGGTCGTCGTCAAATCAGTGTCCATTCTGCAAACGCAGGTTCGCTTGTCGTCGGAATTTGCTGCGACACATGGTCCAACACACTGGAGAAAAAACCCTCTCCTGCAGAAACTGTGGAAAACTGTTTTTGAGTGACTTGTACCTTAAACGTCACAGTCAGGAGTGTTTTCCTCCTCAAACTGGACCTCCAGAGTCTAACACTGAGACAAAGAGACCATTCAAGTGTTCCTATTGTCCACGGGAATTTTCTAGAAAGATTCGACTAAAAGGTCATCAGCAAGGCCATAAGACAAACACACTCGTTCTATGCTCAAGATGCGGCGAGTCCTATGGACGTACCAAGATAAATCAACATCAGAAGAAATGTGGGGTGCCTACAGAGCTAAACACTGACTCTCTTAGTAACGATTTCAGTAGAGGCACTTCTCAGACAAACCAGAGTGTCCATGATAGACTCCTTCAGTCAAATGCATCCAAGTTGCATCAGTTTAAATGCCCTCACTGTAAAGAGAATTTCAGGTACAGATCAGTTCTCTTGAGACATCTTTTTAAACATACTGGTGTGCAACCCTACGGATGCGTGCACTGTGGCCACGGATATAGAAGTAAGACCATGTGTTTGCAGCATGAAACTCTCTGTACCGGAGTTTACAAAGAGGGGCTGTCGAATGTCAAAAGTAATGCTGTAGCAAACTCATTAACCATGCCAGCTCTCAGAGTGGGggcacagaggagagcagaagGTGAAAATGAGTACAAGTGTAGATTCTGCACCAAGACTTTCATGAAACCACGAAACCTGAGACGTCACATTTTGACTCATAATGAAGTGAATCCTTATCGCTGTAAAGCCTGTGACAGCTGCTTTTCCAGGCATGATCATCTGAAAGTACATCAGACTCGttgtagagggaaaaaacagCGACTGGAAGTCTGTATTCCCAAAATCAGTTTGGAGGATGTTGGCAAGGGTTGGCAAAATAGGTTTGGCACCGAGCCTTCTGAAACGCAAGagatttttaaatgcaaagtcTGTTCAAGAAGCTTCCCAAATCAGTCTAAACTTTTCCGACATAACCAGATGTTCCATCTTGCTAAATTATTCAAGTGCACACGATGTGGCTCTTCATTCGCTCATGAAACGTCTCTGAAGAAGCATCAGAAGAAGAAGCGGTGCAAAAAGGTCCCCACTGAAACAAATGCTTCTCCACCACTTAGAACTAATCCAACAGAAAATGTGAAGGAACTATTTCAGGGGTCGAGAAACCGAATAATCCAGAGGATTCAGCCCTGTTTtaacaaaaagtacaaatatgtATGCAGCTTTTGTCCCCGTACTTTTGAAAACAGCTGGCAGTTATCCGTTCACAACCGCCtccacacaggagagaagcctTTTGCCTGTGATTATTGCGGGGAGAGATTCATAAGGAAGGATTATGTGCAGCGTCATCTCCCAAAATGCACCAAGATGGGAAAGCAAAAGAAATTGCTCTGTGATAAATGTGGTGGATTTTTCTCTAAAGCCAATATTGAgaatcacaaaacaaactgcaccACAAAACCAAGTTTATCGAAAGCAACAGTTTGCCAAAGCAAACAGTCATCTTCGCAAAGCCCACCAAAAGGCTTTTCTTGTGCATACTGTAGTTCTCGGTTTTTGCTATTTTCACAGCTACAAgagcattttttaaatgcacacaaGCTGGAAACAGTGGTTCCACCAGCATCTACAGCACCCCTACAACATCACCTGTCAAATATCCCAAAGATCAAAGAAGAGCCTTTGGATGAGACTTGTGACCAAAAGCTCAATGATTCTGCGAAATTTACCTGTAAATTGGATTCAGCTCTAAATAGGGGATTTGTCTGCCCAGTGTGCAATATGTCCTTAGTAAATAAAGCTGGACTAACTGGTCATCTGCGTGTACACTCAATGGAGCACCCTTTTAGCTGTAAGATATGCAAGAAAGGATTCTGGAATAGAAGTCTTCTCCGTAGTCACTTCAGGAAATGTAGATCAGGACATATTGCAGAGAGCAAAGCAACCCAACAGATGGAGGTACCTCTGAAAGCTCAGATTGACTTTGCACTGGATGACTCTGTTCTAGTTTTCAAAGAAGCCTCTACAGCAACTGGCAGTGGGGTTTTGCAAACCAATTTTTCCTGCAAAGAGGAATTCATCGAAAAATCCCCACAAGATTTAGATGGAAATCAGGTACAAAGCAGCTCAAGTAAAGAGAAGAAAGCTGTGCAGTACCAATGTTCAGAGTGTGATAAGAGCTTCACAGATGGCCTATTGCTCATTAGTCACCTTGAAGACCATGGAAGAAAGGAACAAGAGAAAAAGCGTAATACATGTTCTAAATGTGGACGGGTGTGCTCTAATCCAGGAAATCTTACAAGACACATGTTGATTCATGAAACTAACCACAACTTCTCTTGTCCTGACTGCCCCCAGATATTTTTCACCGCAGCTGATCTCGAAATACATAGAACATG encodes the following:
- the znf1035 gene encoding zinc finger protein 1035 isoform X1, with the translated sequence MQRMAHGWDSYLHNIPPLSSDPRTSEAEHLENFIEHDFTDAVDSYEAPATNSNINTNPSIENSRSDCAYQKYYEETQWQAVKEQMEKDLPSCGTGEITDFGTDGLSTSGTFPSSLEKDLQELKQDCEILATSLLEDYSDVSNCSNADVIENRPSCKFMASNSAPNSAIGVGRKHSPEWPFTDTGSMLPTESLCTDMLEINAHFPNASNVKAEENLVKCSEEKVESPEKTVKSYTGHNNISSSSSHTGANIGNEDRSDSDGCQDQKQEDDMERELILGNPPVILINGLENVTGNRIEEYPEANEEEQVTSPTPNIVTTDEVPKETMTESLNKENEELGNLNSTESQDRIMKEDKQDKSQVLKMETKESALLGIEISEEQNAPNSNSTDSQDENIQTDCKKKGIESNTCQSSETMVSKVSDLKDAIPELSECPIGQSVSKSVESCSQPNASNTQKMEQKSPAENTNATSSADQHQSQDQSLGGGVDENAGESIEEFDRSTEEDSMLGMLYGEPLSGEDSSSDDETKLATSKITVARPDSYNMDHSEGQTVQLTSSRQLRKHLQPIVILEPLESVNGMSKSYRCRDCQHTTPSVDHQFEHHHGCHSVPDFQFCGTCNLYFMRNEQAEKHLCGVTKKFPQLSSDSRLQKKVKHHGRHRCIKCKLRFSKFVQYISHMRTHTGETPYKCNECGTYFAQGGTLRRHNKISGRCSRARRRISKSAETPKTKTPPQKQLVQNKPYTNLPNCYVKLVDIAKTNLCRLCGKSFVSAKKAKKHFYNLHKGKGLTVSLNQCTTKPIGEKTQKAENEISKKYKCPLCPRLFKYSYNRARHLRDCVRDSVWNGKGKVGNKYPCPLCHTIFTSPSNRFRHIRQAVCLKECLSRLAIERAKLFQEVEQKKGGKETGTEQKTQSNENKDKTLSKENEQKKEKTHATKAFQPALRYKCNLCPAVFCHSSGKYRHMKKHELFKLTGKMFRYRNSFFSSMSKPETLRSTQAEEREDGLTSIEENVTLSLSCTFCGKYFGTSQSLKSHERNHRGERPYCCLECGKGFKKRTHLICHKAVHQRRIQCTVCKKILPTIGELIQHRSSHLKKGKLQCPDCDLQFEFPVYLLRHLETHRNKEKKASQLEERPSVQLQCSLCKKTFDDAQVLRKHCLTHITRSSSNQCPFCKRRFACRRNLLRHMVQHTGEKTLSCRNCGKLFLSDLYLKRHSQECFPPQTGPPESNTETKRPFKCSYCPREFSRKIRLKGHQQGHKTNTLVLCSRCGESYGRTKINQHQKKCGVPTELNTDSLSNDFSRGTSQTNQSVHDRLLQSNASKLHQFKCPHCKENFRYRSVLLRHLFKHTGVQPYGCVHCGHGYRSKTMCLQHETLCTGVYKEGLSNVKSNAVANSLTMPALRVGAQRRAEGENEYKCRFCTKTFMKPRNLRRHILTHNEVNPYRCKACDSCFSRHDHLKVHQTRCRGKKQRLEVCIPKISLEDVGKGWQNRFGTEPSETQEIFKCKVCSRSFPNQSKLFRHNQMFHLAKLFKCTRCGSSFAHETSLKKHQKKKRCKKVPTETNASPPLRTNPTENVKELFQGSRNRIIQRIQPCFNKKYKYVCSFCPRTFENSWQLSVHNRLHTGEKPFACDYCGERFIRKDYVQRHLPKCTKMGKQKKLLCDKCGGFFSKANIENHKTNCTTKPSLSKATVCQSKQSSSQSPPKGFSCAYCSSRFLLFSQLQEHFLNAHKLETVVPPASTAPLQHHLSNIPKIKEEPLDETCDQKLNDSAKFTCKLDSALNRGFVCPVCNMSLVNKAGLTGHLRVHSMEHPFSCKICKKGFWNRSLLRSHFRKCRSGHIAESKATQQMEVPLKAQIDFALDDSVLVFKEASTATGSGVLQTNFSCKEEFIEKSPQDLDGNQVQSSSSKEKKAVQYQCSECDKSFTDGLLLISHLEDHGRKEQEKKRNTCSKCGRVCSNPGNLTRHMLIHETNHNFSCPDCPQIFFTAADLEIHRTCHDSNRPYACKLCNLRFWTRPSLSNHCSEDHPVDVFSCRFCHKKYSVKKSLSRHYRKWHQKEQKELASTLQEKSSTEPQSSNQVSTADESDEDEKNGSEDSDSDSAPYFPCHVCGKTFPTSESLEDHQRCHLGEKPHECEECGRCFFQASQLQQHQRMHKSEFQCQACGRGFVSLFALRKHKHTHGKSRPYRCAKCDCSFTGPSQLAEHMTTHREESFPCDICNRVFLSKSSRAEHRKSHSKSGDHPPPSFARAKQESSTSPSESSSVFTKEFKYRCGVCNERFKDPEQLSEHGCLAAKERPYACSDCDKYYLHASHLKKHRNTHHLSLSKSEYPCNQCNSSFSSSQHFLSHLKTHVDPAAAIKRNAEGKDKDSFICPVCHQSFTSAIELIGHFPIHLDSTFECKICKMKFPSGRKLEEHEQTHLTAATEFECTECGQRFLGSNTFLQHHCSQQQHGMKESNYSNPSVQATPPTYQPAAEEEEVDVTGEDLFNCPHCSMQFSSKSVLLEHQNKIHLKERPFKCEICGKTFAVQRYLREHLRRHGLKLAAAQKRFACTQCQSEFSTAQDLYLHRRLHAEKEVGGFRCDMCYKSFSRWSLLKQHQESHVGEVVYECTECDKAFAFPHLLVEHQQTHAGPSQ